The genomic window CTCTAGTTAATATTCTTaccttaaaattgtattttaggtatttatgttattgatttttttcaattttactttaccaatttttgaaatttaattattgttatttattttttccaatatcAAACGTTAGCTAatgcctattttttttttttaaacaagtattaaatattgtgcCATCACATGTTatctgtgaaaataaaaatagagttatcaacataaattgtttatgttgtaaaatatgtataggtataatgtctTCTTAGTActtttaggtaaataaaatagaaataataacaataattaaaatactggaATTTTTTACagtgtgtgtaaaataattaaggaaTATACAagcatattaaaaatcatcgatagtaattttaaaattaattaagaataaaactaaatattttgttacaataatgaaacattaaataccataataattttatatgttttgaattaaaatatttaggatAAAAAGTTGGCTATAAAAAGACAATTTTTGAGATATATTCAtccattaaaatctattaccaATACTTCGGATCAAAAAGAATGTTGGATAGAACAGATGAAGTATTTAGTTAAAGACTTTAAAATTCTTCTAAATTTATCATTCAaagagtaaatatttttataattaatacatattcaaattcattattaatattaatttaatattttagattttggtctacagttgtttttaataaacaagctaCTATGggattatgtacattttttcaagAAGCTGCTCCTCCTCACTTAATGGATCAACTTCCAGAAGatagtgatattttaaaaatttataatgaaattgattattttgcatataaattatttaagcgtCTAACTACATCCTCTGAAAATGAAGTAATTTTTCACAGTGTATTTtagacaatttataattatttttattttattttattaggagAATTATATGTCACCTCATTATATGTGGGgcttattatgtaataataatattataactattccCATGCTGTTTGATATTTGTTCAATTTATggtcaattatataaaaaggaattagaaataatattcaagGAACTATTTACTTGTCAAAGGTTAtacaaagaaaatttaaaaagctctattcaatttacaattaaagtgAGTTACatgaaataacaaattaaatgcaatattggtattaaacattttaaataatacaattgctAGTGTTTAAGTCAATTTCAAGATAAAATCGAATTAGACATTGAGTATGGTAATCACAGATATCAAAGTAATGAAACTTCTACTAACATAGAAGAAGCAAATCTTTGTATGATTGaagacataattaattttttattagacacATCATatagtatttcaaattttttggaaatttatcCAATAGCCTCTAGTTTTTTCTATCAAGAGAAATTACATCTTAAgtatgtatgaaaaatataaaacctaattaaatatttataatcaacttctaagttatatgtttttttataatatttgtttagaatAGCTTCTTTCTATCATAGTATAAAACCTCTAATTTATAAGAAAGTGATTGCTATGaataaattggaaaaattCCAAGAAAAGCTACATGCATCAAGATTATTACTTGTGAAGTGTGTTCGACaatgtttaaatcatatatcTATCCAAActacaaaaaagtaaatatatatcttaaataatttatgtttctaaaaaccaaaagttttatattaggtaattattttttttaagatcgGAAAATGCAGTAGAAGAATATTTAGAAGTTATTAGTGAACTATTAGCATACAATGAATTTATCAATGATTATAAtgttgtgtataatttaattaaagatataaaGAAATGTCAACAATTTAACAAAGAAATGTAAGATTTTTGAAtggttcatattttatttgaaaatattttaacaaaaaaaaaaaaaaataaatacatttttagagaCTCGACaagatttgattatttattaaaatcattagaattaattaataaaccatATACTGAATTAGAACAAAAAGAATTAGAAGAGCAACAGTTagaggtaattattttatcaagtttttttttttattttatattaatcaagataataattataaatttatatttcaagttACAATCCAGTAGTTCAAATATAGAAAATGCAAAATTACAGTcccttataaataatgttaaagatTTATTACCCCATTTAGGAGATGGATTTATTCAggttagttaatttatatttttaattataatatttacttatgattaatgttttattgttgtgtagaaatgtttagaatattatgaaatggattctgaaaaagttataaatatggtCTTGGAAAATTGTCTTCCTGCGGAACTTACTCAATACGACTTAAATCTTCCTTTGATCTCAGAGTATGAGGATAATGCTACTGGTTTTGATCCTTCAGTTAAAGGGTAAGCTGGGTAGGCTTTATTCTTTcaaggaataaaatataacctgatatttattgatagacaataattaatatataataatattatgttttatttttatttttattaagaaataagaaacttaaaaaacttaaGGCGGTCTTAGATGATAAATCTTTCCGGAATGAAATGcgaacattttatgaaaattataatttcactgAAATAACATGTGCTGAATTAGAGTCATATTATAACGATGAATATGATGACACATATGATGAAGTTGAATATGTCATACCAGAACCAGCAGATGAAAATGAAAAGAGAAGACCAGATGTTGTACCAAGGGTTTTAATGGAGAAAAAATCTGTAACTGAATTGGTAGAAGAAGAATCTTCAGATGATGAACCGCAACaaccattaaattttcaaccatTCTGTGAAAACCCTGAAGAAGTTAGAGAACGACAAGCTAGAAGATATGCTGCAAAGCAATCTAATAGATCCAATCGAAGTAAGTATTTGccagtaaaaacaaaaaactcaacattttttgtaaacatGTCTTATTATGTAAGGTAAACCACAAGCAGCTGCTTCTTCGTCAGCTACCCCATCTGGATCAAATGTTGAGTTGGACAGGCAGAGAAAAAATGAGAACAAAGCATTCCGTGGGAATCATAATAGAAGAAACGCTGCAAgatataaacaacaaaaaggAATGTTTTGATgctttatatttcttatattttcttataaaaatacttatacttattaaatgtaatttgtaatataagatatttttactaatatctgacttctattttaattttattctaaaattttttttttgaaaacattcacTTATagatgtttgaaaaatatattttattgtatgttcAGTAGAACCTTGAAAGTATTGGTGGGGAGGACCAGAGGAGTCACACAAACATGTACGAAAATCAcagataattaaaactttttatttatttaacattgttaTATGTGTATCGTTGTCATGTTATAAGGTTGTATCaggaattaaaatatgaagtagttaagttttttacggtttgaaatttattttcttaaatccaTGAAGTCATCTATGCGAGGTTAGGTTAAATGCGCCTATTTCTTTACtacttatacatacaaattttcggtaattattttattaatagtaatgaagtaaaatattaataatcagtttatagataaaataagtattatattataatatataataatcataaatttattaattattatttatagctatataatttaatggatgattttttagttaataatatgatataatacgcTTTTGCAAGCATTTTATGACATTGCTAATTATCTTCTACACTTTACATGCtagttaaagtaatttaatctaatacatcactaataaatcaaaaaaaaaaaaatcttttgtcATTTATCAtgtcattgattttatatcaggagatatatttatttatttatgaaaactaaaatatatattaattgttaaatatagtagtttgaaataatacacaatacaataatattaatggtttCTGATATACCTGCTATATTGTAGAACAAAAAAGATTTGTATGATGTATACTATACTCACAATTATAGTAAgatagtacataaaaaaaggcAATAGACTGCATATTAGTTTACAACTtgatatctttaaataataaaaatttgaattgttgtttatttaaacacttacaaatattttttttgagtgttgtttgttgaataaatatatttagcataaagaaaaataataaaacatactatATTGATCCTCTATTTGATGTTAcacataaatagttaaatgtatCATTGATCCTGATCACTGAGTGAAattggtaattaataatgataaataaatttatttatcatacattttaacataattattaattatgatcaaTAACAGAAATTTGAAAAGTACTTTAGATTACTTATAAACATGCTTtatgtaagtaaataaatatcaaataaatactaatttatttagtaagtacctaatattttagtagtattaaagtattatgttaaattctGAAGTACGTACTTAATcaaaatcaaacaatattaattgttaaaaatatttaaatatctattacatCAAAACTTGGGCTTAGGACTTAGATAGCCAAcagatattacaattttatttatattat from Aphis gossypii isolate Hap1 chromosome 1, ASM2018417v2, whole genome shotgun sequence includes these protein-coding regions:
- the LOC114132848 gene encoding activating signal cointegrator 1 complex subunit 2, with the translated sequence MAVEDKKLAIKRQFLRYIHPLKSITNTSDQKECWIEQMKYLVKDFKILLNLSFKEFWSTVVFNKQATMGLCTFFQEAAPPHLMDQLPEDSDILKIYNEIDYFAYKLFKRLTTSSENEENYMSPHYMWGLLCNNNIITIPMLFDICSIYGQLYKKELEIIFKELFTCQRLYKENLKSSIQFTIKCLSQFQDKIELDIEYGNHRYQSNETSTNIEEANLCMIEDIINFLLDTSYSISNFLEIYPIASSFFYQEKLHLKIASFYHSIKPLIYKKVIAMNKLEKFQEKLHASRLLLVKCVRQCLNHISIQTTKKSENAVEEYLEVISELLAYNEFINDYNVVYNLIKDIKKCQQFNKEIDSTRFDYLLKSLELINKPYTELEQKELEEQQLELQSSSSNIENAKLQSLINNVKDLLPHLGDGFIQKCLEYYEMDSEKVINMVLENCLPAELTQYDLNLPLISEYEDNATGFDPSVKGNKKLKKLKAVLDDKSFRNEMRTFYENYNFTEITCAELESYYNDEYDDTYDEVEYVIPEPADENEKRRPDVVPRVLMEKKSVTELVEEESSDDEPQQPLNFQPFCENPEEVRERQARRYAAKQSNRSNRSKPQAAASSSATPSGSNVELDRQRKNENKAFRGNHNRRNAARYKQQKGMF